Proteins from a genomic interval of Watersipora subatra chromosome 10, tzWatSuba1.1, whole genome shotgun sequence:
- the LOC137406909 gene encoding uncharacterized protein, with translation MTLAEGGRGFGGTISCHTKGEQWILVLTDHFTRWQDALTLPDATAPVVANALDEGVFCYLGLPEQIHTDQGAQFESQLTEAPPLCDGRDGQHANVGTGAEVAIPAGKSPPPTELFPAHEHALEVQWMLQTVHEALQRSQMAVRQEDKEEPLLYTPGNWVWLMNKRRRRGENPKLQAKFVGSYQVLKAWGNQTYLVERQRQSSIQSEERLKLYHPCPERLGQAPATLEPRRGPNMKGARPSRPERRQEEGRIDPVPIMPP, from the exons ATgaccctggcagaaggtggTCGTGGATTTGGTGGAACCATTTCCTGTCACACCAAGGGGGAACAATGGATATTGGTTCTTaccgaccacttcacccgaTGGCAGGATGCATTGACACTACCTGATGCCACGGCCCCGGTGGTCGCCAACGCACTGGATGAGGGGGTCTTCTGCTATCTGGGATTGCCCGAGCAGATTCACACAGACCAGGGGGCACAGTTCGAGAGCCAACTG ACAGAGGCACCCCCACTCTGCGACGGGAGAGACGGCCAACATGCTAATGTTGGaacgggagctgaggttgccatACCAGCTGGAAAGTCACCCCCACCGACCGAGCTCTTTCCTGCCCACGAGCACGCTCTTGAGGTGCAGTGGATGCTGCAGACAGTGCACGAAGCGCTCCAGCGAAGCCAGATGGCGGTGCGACAAGAAGATAAGGAAGAACCACTGCTGTACACCCCAGGCAACTGGGTATGGCTCATGAACAAACGCCGAAGACGaggagaaaatcccaagctaCAGGCAAAGTTCGTGGGATCATACCAAGTCTTGAAGGCCTGGGGGAACCAAACGTATCTGGTGGAACGGCAGAGACAATCTTCCATTCAGAGCGAGGAAAGGCTGAAGCTTTATCACCCTTGCCCAGAGAGGTTGGGGCAGGCCCCAGCCACTCTAGAGCCAAGGAGGGGTCCAAACATGAAGGGCGCTCGACCCAGCAGGCCGGAGAGAAGGCAAGAGGAGGGCAGGATAGATCCTGTGCCAATAATGCCACCCTAG